TCACCGCCGGGCAGGACTGGAGCATGGAGGTGCACAGGCTGGAGGATTAGGCCAGGGCCTGGTGACGCCGATATTGCGGTAAGGCCAAGGTCGAAGCCACGCACAGGCTGCGCCGTCAGCCTGCTAATTCAACTCGTCGAGCGTCAGCGAGAAGCTCGGCACGAACCGCTCGAGAAAGAATCTTACTTCGGGCGTCGCCGTCCTGTCCAGCTCGGCCTTGATCGCCTTCTCGGCCTGAGCGAACTCGCCGTTGCCGGCGCGCTGTTCCTCGAGGCATTTCAAGTAGGCGCAGATCTTGTCGGCGGCGCGCACCAGCGCCCAGGCTTCCTGGTCCTCGCCGTCGGGGGTCAGCAGGGCGGCGTACTCGCCCTTCAACGCGTCCGGCAGCATGGCCAGGAGTTTGCTCTTGGCGACGACCTCGATCTCGCGGTAGGCGGTCTTGATCTGCGGGTTGAAGTACTTGATGGGCGTGGCCAGATCGCCGGTGATGACCTCGCTGGCGTCGTGGTAGAGCGCCAGCGTGGCGGTGCGCTCGGGGCTCACGCAGCCGCCGCGGTAGCGGTTGTTGATGACGGCCAGGGCGTGCGCGACCTGCGCGACCTGGAGGCTGTGCTCCATGATGTTTTCGGGGTCGGTGTTGCGCATGAGGCCCCAGCGCTGGATGAACTTCATGCGGGCGAGGTAGGCGAAAAAGTGGCTCAAGAGGGTCTCCAAAGGTTTATCAGCCTACCACGCCGGGCTCGAGCCTGGTGCCGGCCTCGAGGGTGACGAATGCACCGGGGAAACGCCCGCCGCCGCGCTGTAATGAAGGGGCGCTAGGGTGGTCCCTCCTACACGTCATCGCCTTAGCGCCTTTTCCAGATGGCGCCGGCACTTCCCATGCCGGCGCTCTTTATGCTCCTGGGGACGACGGGCTCGAGGTGATGAATGCACCGGGGAGCTGCCGGGGCCGTGTTCTGATAGTCGTGCGCTAGGGTGATTCTCCCGCTCCTTGACAACTCACCTTAGCGGCTCGAGCGCGCCGGTACTTGGGGAACCGGCGTGCTCTTCGTTTGGGCGCCCAACGGTGCAAGCGAGCGCCTGGTCGTTCTCGAGTACCTGCTCCGCTCCGATGTGATAAATGCACATGCGAATCCCTTGAGCTGCGCTCTAATGAGCTATCACTAGGGCGATTGCCCTGACTTCTTGCCCTAGTGGGCTCGCGCTGGTACCCCAAGTGCCAGCGCTTTTTCACGCCTCACCGCTAGCCGCGGACCTGCTAATCGAAGCGCGTGATGACCGTGACGCCCCGCTGCGCGAAGCTTCCCATCGCGGCTAGCTCGGCCCCGGCCGCCTCGAGCGTGATCGTCTTGCCGATCATCCGCCTGGGGCTCAGCTTGCCTGAGCTGATCATCGCCAACATGGCGCCGTAACGGTGCGCCTGCATGCCGTGGCTGCCCCTGATCTCGAGCTCCTTGGCGATCACCTCGGCCATCGGAACCAGCGCGTCGCGCTCGGAAGCGAGCATCAGCCCGACCTGCACGTGCCGGCCGCGCTTTCTCAAAGAGCGGACCGAGTTGCGGCAGGTGACGGCGCTGCCCAGGGCGTCGATGGAGAGGTGCGCGCCGCCGCCGCTGAGGTCGTAAACGGCCTGGACGGGATCGACCCTTTCAGCGTTGATCAGGGCGGTCGCGCCCAGCGACCTCGCCAGCTCGAGCTTCGCCTCGTCGATATCGATGCCGATGACGTTTGCACCCAAGGCCGAGGCTATAATCACTGCCGCGAGCCCGACGCCGCCGCAGCCGTAGACCGCCACCCACTCGCCGCCGCGCACCCGCCCCTGGTCCACCACCGCCCGAAACGAGGTCATGAAGCGGCAGCCCAGGCCGGCGGCCTCGTCGAAAAGAAGCGCGCTGGGAAGGCGCACCAGGTTGACGTCGGCGTTGGGGATGGCGAGGAACTGGGCAAAGGCGCCCCAGCCGC
This Deinococcota bacterium DNA region includes the following protein-coding sequences:
- the yfbR gene encoding 5'-deoxynucleotidase; protein product: MKFIQRWGLMRNTDPENIMEHSLQVAQVAHALAVINNRYRGGCVSPERTATLALYHDASEVITGDLATPIKYFNPQIKTAYREIEVVAKSKLLAMLPDALKGEYAALLTPDGEDQEAWALVRAADKICAYLKCLEEQRAGNGEFAQAEKAIKAELDRTATPEVRFFLERFVPSFSLTLDELN
- a CDS encoding zinc-dependent alcohol dehydrogenase family protein — translated: MRAAVMHAFGEALSLETVPDPIPPESGVVIEVRANGICRSDWHAWMGHDPTIALPHVLGHEFAGVVAEVGKEVRGWRAGDRVTVPFSGGCGRCGECLAGFQHICDHDYQPGFSGWGAFAQFLAIPNADVNLVRLPSALLFDEAAGLGCRFMTSFRAVVDQGRVRGGEWVAVYGCGGVGLAAVIIASALGANVIGIDIDEAKLELARSLGATALINAERVDPVQAVYDLSGGGAHLSIDALGSAVTCRNSVRSLRKRGRHVQVGLMLASERDALVPMAEVIAKELEIRGSHGMQAHRYGAMLAMISSGKLSPRRMIGKTITLEAAGAELAAMGSFAQRGVTVITRFD